In Micromonospora sp. WMMD980, the following are encoded in one genomic region:
- a CDS encoding thioesterase family protein — protein sequence MSDRFVYHCALRWSDLDAYGHVNNARFLTLYEEARVAMMFAGGRAWGVGSFVDGVVIRRHEVDYLRPVDYALGRASAEAAPTVRIELWVDEIRAASFSVAYELYDGDALAGTARSVLVPFDLSVQRPRRISADERAFLLRYAPGLAG from the coding sequence TTGTCTGACCGGTTTGTCTACCACTGCGCGCTGCGCTGGTCCGACCTGGACGCGTACGGCCACGTCAACAACGCCCGCTTCCTCACGCTCTACGAGGAGGCCCGGGTGGCGATGATGTTCGCCGGCGGTCGGGCGTGGGGAGTGGGCTCGTTCGTCGACGGGGTGGTCATCCGCCGGCACGAGGTCGACTACCTGCGGCCGGTCGACTACGCGCTCGGTCGGGCCAGCGCGGAGGCGGCGCCGACGGTGCGGATCGAGCTGTGGGTCGACGAGATCCGGGCCGCGTCGTTCTCGGTGGCCTACGAGCTGTACGACGGCGACGCGCTGGCCGGCACCGCCCGCTCGGTGCTGGTGCCGTTCGACCTGTCCGTCCAGCGACCGCGCCGGATCTCGGCCGACGAGCGGGCGTTCCTGCTCCGCTACGCGCCGGGGCTGGCCGGATGA
- the ettA gene encoding energy-dependent translational throttle protein EttA, translating into MAQFIYVLEKARKAHGDKVVLDNVTLNFLPGAKIGVVGPNGAGKSSLLKIMAGWDQPSNGEARLMPGFTVGMLAQEPPLNDSKTVLGNVEEAVAEIKTKLDRFNKIAEQMATDYSDELMEEMGRLQEELDNADAWDIDSKLELAMDALRCPPPDADVTKLSGGERRRVALCKLLLEAPDLLLLDEPTNHLDAESVQWLEQHLAKYAGTVIAITHDRYFLDNVANWILELDRGRAYPYEGNYSTYLEKKAARLAVEGRRDAKMKKRLSDELEWVRSNAKARQTKSKARLDRYDEMAAEAEKTRKLDFEEIQIPPGPRLGSTVIEAHGLSKGFGDRVLIDDLSFSLPRNGIVGIIGPNGVGKTTLFKTIVGLEQPTGGDVKVGPTVSLSYVDQNRQGLDGDKTVWEVVSDGLDHLMVGKVEMPSRAYIAAFGFKGPDQQKPTKVLSGGERNRLNLALTLKIGGNVILLDEPTNDLDVETLSSLENALLEFPGCAVVISHDRMFLDRVATHILAWEGTDEDPSRWFWFEGNFEAYEKNKIDRLGVEAARPHRVTYRKLTRD; encoded by the coding sequence GTGGCCCAGTTCATCTACGTCCTGGAGAAGGCGCGCAAGGCGCACGGCGACAAGGTCGTGCTGGACAACGTGACGCTGAACTTCCTGCCGGGCGCCAAGATCGGTGTGGTCGGTCCGAACGGCGCCGGCAAGTCCAGCCTCCTCAAGATCATGGCAGGGTGGGACCAGCCGAGCAACGGTGAGGCCCGGCTCATGCCCGGCTTCACCGTCGGCATGCTGGCCCAGGAACCCCCGCTCAACGACAGCAAGACGGTCCTCGGCAACGTCGAGGAGGCGGTCGCCGAGATCAAGACGAAGCTGGACCGCTTCAACAAGATCGCCGAGCAGATGGCGACCGACTACTCCGACGAGCTGATGGAGGAGATGGGCCGGCTCCAGGAGGAGCTGGACAACGCCGACGCGTGGGACATCGACTCCAAGCTCGAACTGGCCATGGACGCGCTGCGCTGCCCGCCGCCGGACGCCGACGTCACCAAGCTCTCCGGTGGTGAGCGCCGCCGGGTCGCGCTGTGCAAGCTGCTGCTGGAGGCGCCCGACCTGCTGCTGCTCGACGAACCCACCAACCACCTGGACGCGGAGAGCGTGCAGTGGCTGGAGCAGCACCTGGCCAAGTACGCCGGCACCGTCATCGCCATCACCCACGACCGCTACTTCCTCGACAACGTGGCGAACTGGATCCTGGAGCTGGATCGCGGCCGGGCCTACCCGTACGAGGGCAACTACTCCACCTACCTGGAGAAGAAGGCCGCCCGGCTGGCCGTCGAGGGTCGGCGCGACGCCAAGATGAAGAAGCGCCTCTCCGACGAGCTGGAGTGGGTCCGCTCGAACGCCAAGGCCCGGCAGACCAAGTCCAAGGCCCGCCTCGACCGTTACGACGAGATGGCCGCCGAGGCGGAGAAGACCCGCAAGCTGGACTTCGAGGAGATCCAGATCCCGCCGGGTCCGCGCCTGGGCAGCACCGTCATCGAGGCGCACGGCCTGAGCAAGGGCTTCGGCGACCGGGTGCTGATCGACGACCTGTCCTTCTCGCTGCCGCGCAACGGCATCGTCGGCATCATCGGCCCGAACGGCGTCGGCAAGACCACGCTCTTCAAGACCATCGTCGGGCTGGAGCAGCCGACCGGCGGCGACGTGAAGGTCGGCCCGACGGTCTCCCTGTCGTACGTCGACCAGAACCGGCAGGGTCTCGACGGCGACAAGACCGTCTGGGAGGTGGTCTCCGACGGGCTGGACCACCTCATGGTGGGCAAGGTCGAGATGCCGTCCCGGGCCTACATCGCCGCGTTCGGCTTCAAGGGGCCGGACCAGCAGAAGCCGACCAAGGTGCTCTCCGGCGGCGAGCGGAACCGGCTCAACCTGGCGCTGACGCTCAAGATCGGCGGCAACGTCATCCTGCTCGACGAGCCGACCAACGACCTGGACGTGGAGACGCTCTCCAGCCTGGAGAACGCGCTGCTGGAGTTCCCCGGCTGCGCCGTGGTCATCTCCCACGACCGGATGTTCCTGGACCGGGTCGCCACGCACATCCTGGCCTGGGAGGGCACCGACGAGGACCCGTCGCGGTGGTTCTGGTTCGAGGGCAACTTCGAGGCGTACGAGAAGAACAAGATCGACCGGCTCGGGGTCGAGGCGGCCCGGCCGCACCGGGTGACCTACCGCAAGCTCACCCGTGACTGA
- a CDS encoding mechanosensitive ion channel domain-containing protein — MLSALSDRRPDCQGSSSCEFLYRLTGSAWFAESSYWVLLKPLRVALILLIAVAARWALHRTINRLVRTTTQGAVPTMLRPLRERIPSATLDPQQFVPERRRQRAEAIGSVLRSLVTAFVFGIALLMVLKEFSFDLAPLLASAGIAGVALGFGAQSLVKDLIAGLFMLIEDQYGVGDMVDLGEASGVVEAVGLRVTNVRDARGVLWYIRNGEIVRVGNKSQGWALVVVDLPIGFAGTEEALAVLRTAAASATLDPELAPQIVTEPEVLGVEQMTVDGAVIRIVVKTTADGQFAVGRELRRRLAEALENSGITAQIAAARLFPGLPPQPSPPPRGEGTGTGGAT, encoded by the coding sequence CTGCTGTCCGCGCTCTCCGACCGGCGCCCGGACTGCCAGGGCAGTAGCTCCTGCGAGTTCCTCTACCGACTCACCGGCTCCGCCTGGTTCGCCGAGAGCAGCTACTGGGTCCTGCTCAAGCCGCTGCGGGTGGCCCTCATCCTGCTGATCGCCGTGGCCGCCCGCTGGGCGCTGCACCGGACCATCAACCGGCTGGTGCGCACCACCACCCAGGGCGCGGTGCCGACCATGCTGCGCCCGCTGCGCGAGCGGATCCCCAGCGCCACGCTCGACCCGCAGCAGTTCGTGCCGGAGCGGCGGCGGCAGCGGGCCGAGGCGATCGGGTCGGTGCTGCGCAGCCTGGTCACCGCGTTCGTCTTCGGCATCGCGCTGCTGATGGTGCTCAAGGAGTTCAGTTTCGACCTGGCCCCGCTGCTGGCCAGCGCCGGCATCGCCGGCGTGGCGCTCGGCTTCGGCGCGCAGAGCCTGGTCAAGGACCTGATCGCCGGCCTGTTCATGCTGATCGAGGACCAGTACGGCGTGGGCGACATGGTCGACCTCGGCGAGGCCAGCGGCGTGGTGGAGGCGGTGGGCCTGCGGGTGACGAACGTCCGCGACGCCCGGGGCGTGCTCTGGTACATCCGCAACGGCGAGATCGTCCGGGTGGGCAACAAGAGCCAGGGCTGGGCGCTGGTCGTGGTGGACCTGCCGATCGGCTTCGCCGGCACCGAGGAGGCTCTCGCGGTGCTGCGTACCGCGGCGGCGTCGGCCACGCTGGACCCCGAGCTGGCCCCGCAGATCGTGACCGAACCGGAGGTGCTCGGCGTCGAGCAGATGACCGTCGACGGCGCGGTGATCCGTATCGTGGTCAAGACCACCGCCGACGGACAGTTCGCGGTCGGCCGGGAGCTGCGCCGCCGGCTCGCGGAGGCGCTGGAGAACTCCGGCATCACCGCCCAGATCGCCGCGGCCCGGCTCTTTCCCGGGTTGCCACCGCAGCCGTCTCCGCCGCCGCGCGGCGAGGGAACGGGCACCGGCGGGGCCACCTGA
- a CDS encoding Lrp/AsnC family transcriptional regulator yields the protein MDDMDWALLRELQADARLSYSELSRRVHLSPPAVAERVRRLEESGVITGYHAHVDLTRAGRTVLALIRMSCYGARCILNDPDVARWPQIMEIHRITGDACSMLKVAAASMGEFEAVIDRLAPYGQPASTMVLSTPLAWHPVEKGGAPA from the coding sequence GTGGACGACATGGACTGGGCGCTGCTGCGCGAGCTGCAGGCCGACGCCCGGCTCTCCTACAGCGAGCTGTCCCGCCGGGTGCACCTGTCACCGCCGGCCGTCGCGGAACGGGTGCGCCGGCTGGAGGAGTCGGGGGTGATCACCGGCTACCACGCGCACGTGGACCTGACCCGGGCCGGGCGAACCGTGCTCGCGCTGATCCGGATGTCCTGCTACGGCGCCCGCTGCATCCTCAACGACCCGGACGTGGCACGCTGGCCGCAGATCATGGAGATCCACCGGATCACCGGCGACGCGTGCAGCATGCTCAAGGTCGCCGCCGCGTCGATGGGCGAGTTCGAGGCGGTCATCGACCGCCTGGCCCCGTACGGCCAGCCCGCCAGCACGATGGTCCTCTCCACCCCGCTGGCCTGGCACCCGGTGGAGAAAGGAGGGGCCCCCGCTTAA
- a CDS encoding HNH endonuclease, whose amino-acid sequence MPDIRPTAGSGALVLNATYEPLCVVSVRRAAILVLSAKAVCVADGEGILHSARNALPIPSVVRLTRYVRVPYRTHVGLSRRAIFARDGWRCAYCRGPAETIDHVFPRSRGGRHAWENVVAACARCNHTKGDKTPAELGWRLHHPPVAPKGNAWRVLGHRAPDPRWADWLDLREPEHEAA is encoded by the coding sequence ATGCCTGACATACGACCCACGGCGGGCTCCGGTGCGCTCGTTCTCAACGCCACCTACGAGCCGCTGTGCGTCGTGTCGGTGCGTCGGGCCGCCATCCTCGTGCTCTCCGCCAAGGCGGTCTGCGTGGCCGACGGCGAGGGCATCCTGCACAGCGCGCGCAACGCACTCCCGATCCCCTCGGTGGTGCGGCTGACCCGCTACGTCCGGGTGCCCTACCGCACCCACGTGGGGCTGTCCCGCCGGGCCATCTTCGCCCGCGACGGTTGGCGCTGCGCCTACTGCCGAGGGCCGGCGGAAACCATCGACCACGTCTTCCCGCGCAGCCGGGGCGGCCGGCACGCCTGGGAGAACGTGGTCGCCGCCTGCGCCCGCTGCAACCACACCAAGGGCGACAAGACCCCGGCCGAGCTGGGTTGGCGGCTGCACCACCCGCCGGTGGCGCCGAAGGGCAACGCCTGGCGGGTGCTCGGCCACCGCGCCCCGGACCCGCGCTGGGCCGACTGGCTCGACCTGCGTGAGCCCGAGCACGAGGCGGCCTGA
- a CDS encoding YbjN domain-containing protein: MPWWSWRPGPAGGGDPESRSGTTVDDSVRVGPPTPRQPGDDAASAPERAVIADMPATVAPVTLGRVCDALDLLDVRYLADGDGNLLAMWERHAVLVALEGPEDEILVMRARPHATVPPDWADRAYRVVNEWNHTRRFCKAYIGDPTERGQLPIYAELQVPLGAGTHDALLVEMLDCGAAVATTFVDWLHDEGALL, encoded by the coding sequence ATGCCGTGGTGGTCATGGCGCCCCGGTCCCGCCGGTGGCGGCGATCCGGAGTCTCGAAGCGGGACCACAGTGGACGACAGCGTCCGGGTCGGGCCACCGACCCCGCGCCAGCCGGGTGACGACGCCGCGTCGGCACCTGAGCGGGCGGTCATCGCCGACATGCCGGCCACGGTCGCCCCGGTGACCCTGGGTCGGGTCTGCGACGCGCTCGACCTGCTCGACGTGCGTTACCTGGCCGACGGCGACGGCAACCTGCTGGCCATGTGGGAGCGGCACGCGGTGCTGGTCGCGCTGGAGGGCCCGGAGGACGAGATCCTGGTGATGCGGGCCCGTCCACACGCGACAGTGCCGCCGGACTGGGCCGACCGCGCCTACCGGGTGGTCAACGAGTGGAACCACACCCGCCGGTTCTGCAAGGCCTACATCGGCGACCCGACCGAGCGGGGCCAACTGCCGATCTACGCCGAGCTGCAGGTGCCGCTCGGCGCCGGCACCCACGACGCGCTCCTGGTCGAGATGCTCGACTGCGGCGCGGCGGTGGCCACCACGTTCGTCGACTGGTTGCACGACGAGGGCGCCCTGCTCTGA
- a CDS encoding class F sortase — protein MAHSPRRRGADRRNRRQPHRGGRLRAALRPAAAAARRFAHAAGQAFSASVTTADPHARPVAARSATATTRRYAPSRGPGVPVLVVAALMAMIVAMLGVERVTGVSVLPDRIVAGLRPPPKKFPVLPASPPTDLTIGKLDLRAPVHRVGIAPDGSIAVPDVSRAGEVGWYDQGPTPGQYGPAVLVGHVDTTTGPAVFHGLRELDDGDRIEVTRQDRSVAVFEVTSVERYGKEKLPVREVYGDFSRPALRLITCGGRWVGGETGYADNLVVYASLVKAR, from the coding sequence ATGGCCCACTCACCGCGCCGGCGCGGCGCCGACCGGCGGAACCGTCGACAGCCGCACCGGGGTGGGCGGCTCCGGGCCGCGCTGCGGCCGGCCGCGGCGGCCGCACGCCGGTTCGCGCACGCCGCCGGGCAGGCGTTCTCGGCAAGCGTCACGACCGCCGACCCGCACGCCCGCCCGGTCGCGGCCCGCTCCGCCACGGCCACCACCCGGCGGTACGCCCCGAGCCGCGGTCCCGGCGTCCCGGTGCTGGTGGTGGCCGCCCTGATGGCGATGATCGTGGCCATGCTCGGGGTGGAGCGGGTGACCGGCGTCAGTGTGCTGCCCGACCGGATCGTCGCGGGCCTGCGCCCGCCGCCGAAGAAGTTCCCGGTGCTGCCGGCCAGCCCGCCGACCGACCTGACCATCGGCAAGCTGGACCTGCGCGCCCCGGTGCACCGGGTGGGGATCGCGCCCGACGGCAGCATCGCGGTGCCGGACGTCAGCCGCGCCGGCGAGGTCGGCTGGTACGACCAGGGCCCCACCCCCGGCCAGTACGGCCCCGCCGTGCTCGTCGGGCACGTCGACACCACCACCGGACCGGCCGTCTTCCACGGCCTGCGGGAACTCGACGACGGCGACCGGATCGAGGTGACCCGGCAGGACCGCTCGGTGGCGGTCTTCGAGGTGACGTCGGTCGAGCGGTACGGCAAGGAGAAGCTGCCGGTGCGGGAGGTCTACGGGGACTTCAGCCGCCCCGCCCTGCGGCTGATCACCTGCGGCGGCCGGTGGGTGGGCGGCGAGACCGGCTACGCCGACAACCTGGTCGTCTACGCCTCGCTGGTGAAGGCGCGCTGA
- a CDS encoding globin, translating to MTLFEAIGGEPAFRKLVDEFYAGVADDPLLRPMYPEEDLGPAADRLTLFLIQYWGGPRAYSEQRGHPRLRMRHAPFRIAGAERDAWLRHMRRAVDALDLPPQLADPLWDYLERAAYFMVNAED from the coding sequence ATGACGCTGTTCGAGGCGATCGGCGGTGAGCCCGCCTTCCGCAAGCTGGTGGACGAGTTCTACGCCGGCGTCGCCGACGACCCGCTGCTGCGGCCGATGTATCCGGAGGAGGACCTGGGCCCGGCGGCGGACCGGCTGACCCTCTTCCTGATCCAGTACTGGGGCGGCCCGCGGGCCTACTCCGAACAGCGCGGCCACCCTCGCCTGCGGATGCGCCACGCCCCGTTCCGGATCGCCGGCGCCGAGCGCGACGCCTGGCTGCGTCACATGCGGCGCGCGGTGGACGCGCTGGACCTGCCGCCGCAGCTGGCCGACCCGCTCTGGGACTACCTGGAGCGGGCCGCCTACTTCATGGTGAACGCGGAGGACTGA
- a CDS encoding MFS transporter, producing MEATVSDQRPAQESPATFRDVFAQSEFRALFAANVLSWVGDYLAKAAVTVLVLRETQSVALSAAAFAASYLPWLIGGPLLSALAERHRYRRVMVLCDLIRMALMVLVAMPFMPPWSILALIFVATLANPPSQAARSALLPHILGGDRLVVGLTVSTSAAQAAQVVGYLAGATIAVLNPSAALLINAGTFALSAALVRFGLRDRPPAMTEAHRSHLLRETAQGFRMVFERPVLRAIAVLVFSAMLFSIVPEGLAAGWAADRAGGGMDAGTAQAVIMAANPVGYVLGGLVIARLTGPARRLTLMPVLAVLAPAVLVPALLDPPPAVVALLAGACGFAVGGLVPVANGLFVQALPDGFRARAFGVMASGTQIIQGASVLATGALAQRFGIPTVVGLWSAAGVVLMLVAAVTWPRPATIEAAVESARAESATGNAHAPHRGPAGDRGREHGRHRHAVT from the coding sequence ATGGAGGCGACGGTGTCCGACCAGCGGCCCGCCCAGGAGAGCCCGGCCACCTTCCGCGACGTCTTCGCCCAGTCGGAGTTCCGCGCGCTCTTCGCGGCGAACGTGCTGTCCTGGGTCGGCGACTACCTCGCCAAGGCCGCGGTCACCGTGCTCGTCCTGCGCGAGACCCAGTCGGTCGCGCTCTCCGCCGCCGCCTTCGCGGCCAGCTACCTGCCCTGGCTGATCGGTGGCCCGCTGCTCTCGGCGCTCGCCGAGCGGCACCGCTACCGCCGGGTGATGGTGCTCTGCGACCTGATCCGGATGGCGCTGATGGTGCTGGTCGCCATGCCGTTCATGCCGCCCTGGTCGATCCTCGCCCTGATCTTCGTGGCCACGCTGGCCAACCCGCCGAGCCAGGCGGCACGCTCGGCGCTGCTGCCGCACATCCTCGGCGGCGACCGGCTGGTCGTGGGCCTCACCGTCTCCACGAGCGCGGCGCAGGCCGCCCAGGTCGTCGGCTACCTGGCCGGCGCGACCATCGCGGTGCTGAACCCGAGCGCCGCCCTGCTGATCAACGCCGGCACGTTCGCCCTGTCGGCCGCGCTGGTCCGGTTCGGCCTGCGGGACCGGCCCCCCGCGATGACCGAGGCGCACCGCAGTCACCTGCTGCGGGAGACCGCCCAGGGCTTCCGGATGGTCTTCGAGCGGCCGGTGCTGCGGGCCATCGCGGTGCTGGTGTTCAGCGCCATGCTCTTCTCGATCGTCCCCGAGGGGCTCGCCGCCGGCTGGGCCGCCGACCGCGCCGGTGGCGGCATGGACGCCGGCACCGCCCAGGCCGTCATCATGGCCGCCAACCCGGTGGGCTACGTCCTCGGCGGCCTGGTGATCGCCCGGCTGACCGGCCCGGCCCGGCGGCTGACCCTGATGCCGGTGCTGGCGGTGCTCGCACCCGCGGTGCTCGTACCCGCGCTCCTCGACCCACCGCCCGCCGTGGTGGCGCTGCTGGCCGGCGCGTGCGGCTTCGCGGTCGGCGGTCTCGTCCCGGTCGCCAACGGCCTCTTCGTGCAGGCGCTGCCGGACGGCTTCCGGGCCCGGGCGTTCGGGGTGATGGCGAGCGGCACCCAGATCATCCAGGGCGCTTCGGTGCTCGCCACCGGGGCGCTGGCCCAGCGGTTCGGCATCCCGACGGTGGTCGGGCTGTGGAGCGCGGCCGGGGTGGTCCTGATGCTGGTCGCGGCGGTGACCTGGCCCCGCCCGGCGACGATCGAGGCGGCCGTCGAGAGCGCCCGGGCCGAGTCGGCCACCGGGAACGCGCACGCGCCGCACCGGGGGCCGGCGGGCGACCGGGGGCGGGAGCACGGCCGGCACCGGCACGCGGTGACGTGA
- a CDS encoding trehalose-6-phosphate synthase: MTVRSSFVVVANRLPVDEVSTPEGRQWRRSPGGLVTALHPVLAEHQGTWVGWAGGTGAAPEPFDLEGIRLHPVPLSAEELERYYEGQSNATIWPLYHDAVETPAYKRRWREAYRLVNARFAEAAADVAAEGATVWVQDYQLQLVPAMLRELRPDLKIGFFLHIPFPPIELFMQMPFRAEILRGLLGADLVGFQQRLAAQNFVRLARHLLGLRYEGQMIQVDGRQVKAGAFPISIETREMERLAEDPAIQARAKQIREELGNPKTIILGVDRLDYTKGIELRLKAFRELLADGKLTVPDAVMVQVATPSRERVEHYQALRVKVEREVGRINGEFGRVGVPAVHYLHQSYSRSELAAMYVAADVMMVTPLRDGMNLVAKEYVASRADQGGALVLSEFAGAATELRQAFLCNPHDPDAVKDALLRAVHIEKPEARRRMRVMQRHLRSHDVGHWAKSFLSELGVPDTEAA; this comes from the coding sequence GTGACCGTCCGTAGCTCCTTTGTCGTAGTGGCCAACCGACTGCCGGTCGACGAGGTGAGCACACCCGAGGGGCGGCAGTGGCGGCGCAGCCCGGGGGGCCTGGTCACCGCGCTGCACCCGGTGCTCGCCGAACACCAGGGCACCTGGGTGGGCTGGGCCGGCGGCACCGGCGCCGCACCCGAGCCGTTCGACCTGGAGGGCATCCGGCTGCACCCGGTGCCGTTGAGCGCCGAGGAGTTGGAGCGCTACTACGAGGGCCAGTCCAACGCGACGATCTGGCCGCTCTACCACGACGCGGTGGAGACACCCGCCTACAAGCGGCGCTGGCGCGAGGCGTACCGCCTGGTCAACGCCCGGTTCGCGGAGGCCGCGGCGGACGTCGCGGCCGAGGGCGCCACGGTCTGGGTGCAGGACTACCAGCTCCAGCTCGTCCCCGCGATGCTGCGGGAGCTGCGACCCGACCTCAAGATCGGGTTCTTCCTGCACATCCCGTTCCCGCCGATCGAGCTGTTCATGCAGATGCCGTTCCGGGCCGAGATCCTGCGCGGCCTGCTCGGCGCCGACCTGGTCGGTTTCCAGCAGCGGCTGGCGGCGCAGAACTTCGTCCGGCTGGCCCGGCACCTGCTCGGCCTGCGCTACGAGGGGCAGATGATCCAGGTCGACGGCCGCCAGGTGAAGGCCGGCGCGTTCCCCATCTCGATCGAGACCCGGGAGATGGAGCGGCTGGCCGAGGACCCGGCGATCCAGGCCCGGGCGAAGCAGATCCGCGAGGAGTTGGGCAACCCGAAGACGATCATCCTGGGCGTCGACCGGCTCGACTACACCAAGGGCATCGAGCTCCGACTCAAGGCCTTCCGGGAACTCCTGGCTGACGGAAAGTTGACAGTTCCGGACGCGGTTATGGTGCAGGTCGCCACGCCCAGTCGCGAGCGCGTGGAGCACTACCAGGCACTTCGGGTGAAGGTGGAACGCGAGGTTGGCCGGATCAATGGTGAATTCGGCCGGGTCGGCGTGCCGGCGGTGCATTATCTGCATCAGTCGTACAGTCGCTCCGAACTGGCCGCGATGTACGTCGCGGCCGACGTGATGATGGTGACCCCGCTGCGAGACGGAATGAATCTGGTGGCCAAGGAGTACGTCGCATCGCGCGCCGACCAGGGCGGCGCGCTCGTGCTCAGTGAGTTCGCCGGCGCCGCCACCGAGCTGCGCCAGGCGTTCCTGTGTAATCCGCACGACCCGGACGCGGTGAAGGACGCGTTGCTACGGGCCGTGCACATCGAAAAGCCCGAAGCCCGCCGCCGGATGCGCGTCATGCAGCGCCATCTGCGCAGCCACGACGTGGGCCACTGGGCCAAGTCGTTCCTCAGCGAGCTCGGCGTCCCCGATACGGAGGCTGCGTGA